A segment of the Candidatus Synechococcus calcipolaris G9 genome:
TAGGTTGTTTCATCAAGAATGTGCTGTAAGTATTCACGAGCCAAGGGAGACATACTCGACCTCATCGAATATACGCGGACCAATATAAGGACTTAATGATTCTATCGTGATGAGGTCAACTGCTCTACCAAAAATATCCTCTAGAAAAAAAGATAGGTGTATAAAGTTATCAAACGTTTTCTGGGCTGGCTCAAAAGCAACCAAAATATCAACATCACTTTGAGGGTGAATTGCAGTGTCACGGGCAAATGAGCCGAAAACACCGCATCGTCTCACTCCCAAACGGTGTAACTCCTGGTGATACTCGTGGAGCAGAGCTAGTACTTGGGCTTTCATTTGTACTGGCATCGTTTGCATAGACTAATCATCTAATGCTGAGTCTATCACAGCACAAGAGGCTCACAGATAACACTCAAGCACCGTCCCAAACAGGATATAAAGCAGCCCAACGACCCTGCGTTTGTGCTGCGGGGCGACCAAGTCTGAAGTTAAGCAAAAAATGCAAACCCGTCAGCACGAAACGCTTGTTAGCGATCTGCTGGAATTATAAGTTACTTTTTATTTTTGCTTGTTTACTACTCAATAAGTTAATAAAAGCACTGCATGACACAATCATAAACAATGCATCTTCTTGATCTAAATTGTCAGCGTCAAGTAAAGCATGTCTTATTCCATCTGCATCACTTGTGTACCCATATAAACTTGAAAATGCTTTCAGTAAAGCAGGGTGAATTGTCTTATTATTTTCAATAATCTTTAATGCTTCTCCAAGTGTTGCCTTATCTTTATTAGCAATTTGTTTACAATGTGCTTCTACAGCGCTTATTGCTTCTTTAATTGAATTTCTATAATCAGGGTTTACTCTATCAGAGATAAGTTTTAGCGCGGATTTCAGATGAATCTGAATAGAGTTAGTTAAAGATTTATTATTTAAAGAATTTTCAATGGATATAATCTCTTCTTCGTTAGTAATTGGTGTAATTATATCATCTACAAATCGATATCCAGATAATTCAATTTTTAATACTTCATTAACATACTGTATGAATTTCTCATTGGTTTTGTTACCTGAATAGAGTTCTGTAAAATAATTTGGTAGTATTTCTATAAAATTATAAACCTCGTACCATTGGGCAGAGAAAAAATACTCTTTTAGATAACTTTTGATAAGATAAGTTTGAGATGATAACTCGTCAATTCTATTTTTAAAATAGTATACCCATAAGCTATTAATCAATTGCACAAAATCAGAGTTATTATCGTGAAAATAAAATGCATTAATCTTATTCAAGTAAAATATATTAACAGC
Coding sequences within it:
- a CDS encoding nucleotidyltransferase family protein, with amino-acid sequence MQTMPVQMKAQVLALLHEYHQELHRLGVRRCGVFGSFARDTAIHPQSDVDILVAFEPAQKTFDNFIHLSFFLEDIFGRAVDLITIESLSPYIGPRIFDEVEYVSLGS
- a CDS encoding AbiJ-NTD4 domain-containing protein, with the protein product MPSFSERLGITPIKSVIQIDSIDDNLRNSLWNAVNIFYLNKINAFYFHDNNSDFVQLINSLWVYYFKNRIDELSSQTYLIKSYLKEYFFSAQWYEVYNFIEILPNYFTELYSGNKTNEKFIQYVNEVLKIELSGYRFVDDIITPITNEEEIISIENSLNNKSLTNSIQIHLKSALKLISDRVNPDYRNSIKEAISAVEAHCKQIANKDKATLGEALKIIENNKTIHPALLKAFSSLYGYTSDADGIRHALLDADNLDQEDALFMIVSCSAFINLLSSKQAKIKSNL